Proteins from one Shewanella pealeana ATCC 700345 genomic window:
- a CDS encoding sodium ion-translocating decarboxylase subunit beta, which yields MEGLIAFWSESGIANFTSGQLLMMGVGCLLLYLAIAKKFEPLLLLPIGFGAILANIPNGGFTEEGGLLYFAYHVGIETGVFPLLIFMGVGALTDFGALIANPKMLLLGAAAQFGIFATLIGAIALNWVPGFEFSMTDAAAIAIIGGADGPTAIFLASKLAPDLLGAIAVAAYSYMALVPLIQPPIMRLLTTESERKIKMEQLREVSKKEKIIFPLMVLGLTILFLPAATPLVGMFCLGNLMRESGVVDRLSSTAQNELINIVTIFLGLAVGSKLSAEQFLQMETLGILVLGAVAFSIGTAAGVLMAKLMSKLSGGKINPLLGAAGVSAVPMAARVVNKVGLEANNQNFLLMHAMGPNVAGVLGSAVAAGVLLAVLG from the coding sequence ATGGAAGGATTAATCGCGTTTTGGTCTGAATCTGGCATTGCTAACTTTACCTCGGGCCAATTGCTAATGATGGGCGTGGGTTGCCTGTTGTTATATTTAGCAATCGCAAAGAAGTTTGAACCATTATTGCTGTTACCCATAGGCTTTGGTGCCATATTAGCAAACATTCCCAATGGTGGATTTACCGAGGAAGGCGGCCTGCTGTATTTTGCCTACCACGTGGGTATTGAAACAGGAGTGTTTCCGCTGCTTATCTTTATGGGAGTGGGCGCGTTAACAGACTTTGGCGCGCTTATCGCTAATCCTAAGATGTTGCTACTTGGCGCAGCGGCCCAGTTTGGTATTTTTGCCACCTTAATCGGCGCGATTGCACTTAACTGGGTACCGGGTTTTGAGTTCTCCATGACAGATGCGGCGGCGATTGCCATCATTGGTGGCGCGGATGGACCAACGGCTATCTTCTTAGCATCTAAACTGGCACCGGATCTACTCGGGGCAATTGCGGTTGCAGCCTATTCATATATGGCTTTGGTACCACTGATCCAGCCGCCAATCATGCGTCTGCTGACGACCGAGTCTGAGCGTAAAATCAAGATGGAGCAGCTGCGAGAGGTAAGCAAGAAGGAGAAGATTATCTTCCCTCTGATGGTGCTTGGCTTAACTATCTTGTTCCTGCCAGCTGCGACGCCACTGGTTGGTATGTTCTGCCTAGGTAACTTGATGCGCGAATCGGGCGTAGTCGATAGATTATCGAGTACCGCGCAGAATGAGTTGATCAATATAGTGACCATTTTCTTAGGCCTTGCTGTGGGCTCTAAATTATCTGCCGAGCAGTTTCTGCAGATGGAGACCTTAGGGATCTTAGTACTGGGCGCTGTTGCTTTCTCGATTGGTACTGCGGCGGGTGTGTTAATGGCCAAACTGATGAGTAAGCTCTCTGGCGGTAAGATTAACCCTCTGCTAGGGGCGGCAGGTGTCTCTGCAGTTCCTATGGCGGCGCGAGTAGTGAACAAGGTCGGTCTCGAGGCTAATAATCAGAACTTCCTGTTGATGCATGCAATGGGGCCAAACGTGGCCGGAGTACTAGGTAGTGCTGTTGCTGCTGGTGTGTTGTTAGCTGTACTTGGTTAG
- the gshA gene encoding glutamate--cysteine ligase: protein MKSFNELVGKLSDPASRQALKSMQRGIEREALRIEKSGHLALDKHPKALGSALTHSRITTDYSESLLEFITPVFADIDELVEDLTLTHAYSVRHLNGQRLWPVSMPCYLGDGADIPIADYGSSNSGQMKSLYRKGLTYRYGAQMQIISGVHFNFSVSDKLWHRLYELSDKSLSLDDFISDSYFGLIRNYRRLVWVLPYLFGASPALCSTFIQDPKTSNFPFEVIGDGTLFMPYATSLRMSDLGYTNQEQDNLNISYNSLTDYLTGMQAAINMPSANFAKIGVKVDGEYRQLNDNILQIENEFYSPIRAKRVAKGSEKPSESLARAGVEYIEVRALDVNPYSAVGIEKSQIRFLDLFLLNCLLQPSAPSDATEEAEIAENLQAVVLEGRKPGLLLKRSGQELSLTHWLESLFGNLKQIAQLLDDEGQDDYQVALAKWHKAVENPNETLSGKIMAGLKDEQVDHSEWVMELAEQYHQQLKAYPLTENVDKRYQQDAVESLEKQAYLESQPSVSFDQFLVDYFKV from the coding sequence TTGAAATCTTTCAATGAATTAGTTGGTAAGTTGTCGGATCCGGCAAGTCGGCAAGCGCTAAAATCGATGCAGCGAGGCATTGAGCGTGAAGCGTTAAGAATTGAAAAGTCGGGTCACTTGGCATTGGATAAACATCCTAAAGCACTGGGCTCGGCATTAACGCATTCGCGGATCACTACAGATTATAGTGAATCTCTACTTGAGTTTATTACGCCTGTTTTTGCTGATATCGATGAATTAGTTGAAGATCTCACTCTGACTCATGCTTATAGTGTGCGTCACCTCAACGGCCAACGCTTATGGCCTGTGAGTATGCCTTGTTATCTTGGCGATGGTGCTGATATTCCTATCGCCGATTATGGTAGCTCTAATTCAGGTCAAATGAAGAGTCTGTATCGTAAAGGTCTAACTTATCGATATGGCGCTCAGATGCAGATTATCTCAGGGGTGCACTTTAATTTCTCTGTATCAGATAAGCTTTGGCACAGATTGTATGAGCTTTCAGATAAGTCATTAAGTTTAGATGATTTTATTTCGGATTCCTATTTTGGACTTATCCGTAACTACCGTCGTCTAGTCTGGGTATTACCTTACCTGTTTGGTGCGTCACCAGCGCTGTGCAGCACCTTTATTCAAGACCCAAAGACCAGTAATTTCCCGTTTGAAGTGATTGGCGATGGTACCTTGTTTATGCCTTACGCAACGTCATTGCGTATGAGTGATTTAGGCTATACCAATCAAGAGCAAGATAACTTAAATATTAGTTACAACAGTCTCACCGATTATTTAACGGGCATGCAAGCCGCGATAAATATGCCGTCGGCAAACTTTGCAAAAATTGGCGTTAAAGTTGATGGTGAATACCGTCAGTTGAACGACAATATCTTACAGATAGAAAACGAATTTTACTCTCCAATTCGCGCCAAACGAGTGGCTAAGGGCTCTGAAAAGCCATCTGAGTCGCTAGCACGCGCAGGGGTTGAGTATATTGAAGTTAGAGCGTTAGACGTTAACCCATACAGCGCCGTAGGCATTGAAAAGTCGCAGATCCGCTTCTTAGATCTCTTCCTATTGAACTGTTTACTGCAACCATCGGCACCGTCAGATGCAACTGAAGAGGCTGAAATTGCCGAAAACTTGCAAGCAGTTGTTCTAGAAGGGCGTAAGCCAGGCTTGCTGCTAAAGCGCTCTGGTCAAGAGTTAAGCTTAACTCATTGGCTTGAGTCGTTATTTGGTAATCTAAAGCAGATAGCCCAACTGCTAGACGATGAAGGTCAAGATGACTATCAAGTGGCACTCGCTAAATGGCATAAAGCAGTCGAAAATCCTAATGAAACTCTGTCGGGTAAAATCATGGCAGGGCTAAAGGATGAGCAGGTTGATCATAGTGAGTGGGTGATGGAGCTTGCAGAGCAGTATCATCAGCAGTTAAAAGCTTACCCGCTAACAGAGAATGTAGACAAACGATATCAGCAAGATGCTGTCGAGTCGCTAGAGAAACAGGCGTATCTAGAGTCGCAACCTAGCGTCAGCTTCGATCAGTTTTTAGTCGATTACTTTAAGGTTTAG
- a CDS encoding dicarboxylate/amino acid:cation symporter: MWQAIKNIPFWQKVLAAFILGAGVGVIFGESATVLKPLGDLFISAIKMLVAPLIFCAIVVSITSLGSEVSLKRLSFKTLGMFMLTGTIASLIGLTIGSVIDMGGSMELVATEVRERNVPGFAQVLLDMIPVNPFASLAEGKVLQIIVFAALIGIAINKVGEKAAPLKRTIEAGAEVMFQLTRMVLQLTPIGVFGLMAWVVGEYGLSMLLPLGKFIGAIYLAALIHIIFVYGGLVKFVAKLSPVQFFRKAIPAQIVAFTTASSFGTLPASTRCTESMGVSKRYGSFVLPLGATMNMDGCGGIYPAIAAIFIAQIYGIPLDMTDYMLIAVTATVASVGTAGVPGSAMVMLTVTLGVVGLPLEGIAFIAAVDRIIDMIRTATNVTGDMMTAVVIGKSEGQLDETQFYTPENGSLEQAKS, from the coding sequence ATGTGGCAAGCGATTAAAAACATCCCATTTTGGCAGAAGGTACTAGCAGCCTTTATATTGGGCGCCGGTGTTGGTGTCATTTTCGGTGAGTCGGCAACTGTATTAAAGCCACTTGGCGATCTATTTATCAGCGCAATTAAGATGTTAGTTGCGCCACTCATTTTCTGCGCCATCGTTGTCAGCATCACCTCTTTAGGCTCTGAAGTCAGTTTAAAAAGACTGAGCTTTAAAACCTTAGGCATGTTCATGCTTACTGGCACTATAGCCTCTCTCATTGGATTAACCATTGGTTCTGTGATTGATATGGGCGGTTCGATGGAGCTGGTTGCTACTGAGGTTCGTGAACGCAATGTTCCGGGTTTTGCTCAAGTTTTATTGGATATGATCCCGGTTAACCCATTTGCTTCGCTTGCCGAAGGTAAGGTGTTACAGATCATCGTCTTCGCTGCACTTATCGGTATTGCGATTAATAAAGTCGGCGAAAAAGCAGCCCCGCTAAAGCGTACGATTGAAGCAGGCGCTGAAGTGATGTTCCAACTTACTCGCATGGTACTGCAACTCACCCCAATTGGTGTGTTTGGTTTAATGGCTTGGGTAGTTGGCGAATACGGCTTATCGATGTTACTGCCTTTAGGTAAGTTTATTGGTGCTATTTATCTTGCTGCACTTATCCATATTATTTTCGTCTACGGTGGTTTGGTTAAGTTTGTCGCCAAGCTGAGTCCAGTACAATTTTTCCGTAAAGCGATACCAGCACAAATAGTGGCTTTCACCACGGCTTCAAGTTTTGGTACTTTGCCAGCAAGCACACGTTGCACCGAGTCTATGGGTGTCTCTAAGCGTTATGGCTCTTTCGTCCTGCCATTAGGTGCCACCATGAACATGGATGGCTGTGGCGGTATTTACCCAGCGATTGCGGCTATTTTCATTGCGCAAATCTACGGTATTCCACTTGATATGACTGACTATATGTTGATTGCCGTAACCGCGACCGTTGCCTCCGTTGGTACCGCTGGCGTACCTGGCAGCGCCATGGTTATGCTCACAGTCACCTTGGGCGTTGTTGGTTTGCCACTTGAAGGCATCGCCTTTATCGCTGCAGTCGATCGCATTATCGATATGATCCGCACCGCCACCAATGTCACCGGCGATATGATGACCGCTGTGGTGATTGGTAAGTCTGAAGGCCAGCTGGATGAAACGCAGTTTTACACTCCAGAGAATGGCTCGCTAGAGCAGGCCAAGAGCTAA
- a CDS encoding M16 family metallopeptidase produces MKKWILAAAVSAALMGCAGQQQAETSLPEGVTLLETVSFSGEQVGIPYRKYQLANGLTVILHEDHSDPLVHVDVTYHVGSGRELEGRSGFAHLFEHMMFQGSQNVGDEQHFKMVTEAGGTLNGTTNTDRTNYFETVPNNQLEKMLWLESDRMGFFLPALTEEKFEVQRETVKNERAQRVDNRPYGRMGERFNQAFYPQGHPYSWPVIGWPEDLNRADVEDVKHFFQRWYGPNNATLTIGGDFDEMQVLAWVNKYFGEIPSGPKVDAPKKELVTLDETLYLSMEDRVHLPLLRIGMPTVYARHEDEAALDLLSNILGGGKTSLFYKNLVKDGLAVQAGVNHPCQELACQFSMYALANPARGGNLAEVEQAMRDSIKEFEKRGVTDDDLEKVKVNFEAGTIFGLQSVQGKVASLAFNETFSNNPNMIGFDLSRYANVTKEDVMRVFNKYIKDKPMVVMSIVPQGQTQLIAKADNFVAPAEKVASVAVEELTLTPQVVSSFDRSVIPAAGPAPVLTMPELWKGKLANDIEVIGTQTSETPTVEIVVYLNGGHRLLDVSQAGLAGMTAAMMNESSLKRSSEELTQALEMLGSNVSFSASGYQSQLKISSLTANLDKTMAIVQEKLFDPGFKPADFERVKQQKLQHLQRELTEPNYLANTAFSGLLYGDKSPFGVSSGGSLETVSAITLDDVKAFYKQQYTAGNAQVVAVGNLNETQMLAKLSTLASWNGAATPLPELAELPEFQGGKVFIVDKPDAAQSVIKIGKRALPFDATGEYFESYLMNYPLGGAFNSRINLNLREDKGYTYGARSYFSGGPEQGYYQATASVRSDVTTKALIEFIKEINTFQESGMTDKELDFMKSSISQSKALDYETPYQKAGLMRNIQRYNLDDNYSEKQSEITNSIGRNELNKLAKEQLNIDDMVILVVGDRAKIESELSTLGYPIEILQL; encoded by the coding sequence TTGAAAAAATGGATATTAGCCGCAGCAGTTAGTGCTGCATTAATGGGTTGCGCAGGACAGCAACAGGCCGAAACCTCTTTACCTGAAGGGGTGACTCTATTAGAGACGGTAAGTTTCAGCGGCGAGCAAGTTGGGATCCCTTACCGGAAATACCAGCTGGCCAATGGCTTGACGGTGATCTTGCATGAAGATCACTCCGATCCTTTAGTACATGTGGATGTGACTTACCATGTAGGCTCAGGCCGTGAGCTCGAAGGCCGCAGCGGTTTTGCTCACCTATTCGAGCATATGATGTTTCAAGGCTCACAGAACGTCGGTGATGAGCAGCACTTCAAGATGGTCACCGAGGCGGGGGGCACGTTAAACGGCACGACTAATACCGATCGAACCAACTATTTTGAAACGGTACCTAATAATCAGCTTGAGAAAATGCTCTGGCTAGAGTCGGACCGCATGGGCTTCTTCCTACCGGCATTAACCGAAGAGAAGTTCGAAGTACAGCGTGAGACAGTTAAGAATGAGCGCGCACAACGGGTCGATAACCGCCCTTATGGCCGTATGGGAGAGCGTTTCAATCAAGCATTCTATCCTCAGGGGCACCCATACTCTTGGCCTGTTATTGGCTGGCCTGAAGACTTAAACCGTGCCGATGTTGAAGATGTGAAGCATTTCTTCCAGCGTTGGTATGGCCCTAATAACGCCACTCTTACCATAGGCGGCGATTTTGATGAGATGCAAGTCCTGGCGTGGGTGAATAAGTATTTCGGCGAGATCCCATCGGGGCCTAAAGTCGATGCACCGAAAAAAGAATTAGTGACCCTTGATGAGACGCTTTACCTGTCGATGGAAGACAGAGTCCATTTGCCACTGCTTAGAATCGGTATGCCAACGGTTTATGCCCGCCATGAAGATGAAGCGGCACTGGATCTACTCTCTAATATTTTAGGTGGTGGTAAAACATCACTGTTTTATAAAAATCTCGTTAAAGATGGCTTGGCCGTCCAGGCTGGCGTGAATCACCCATGCCAAGAGCTGGCTTGTCAGTTCTCTATGTATGCATTGGCTAACCCTGCACGAGGCGGTAACTTGGCCGAAGTCGAGCAGGCGATGCGTGACTCGATTAAAGAGTTTGAAAAGCGTGGCGTGACCGATGACGATCTTGAGAAAGTAAAAGTAAACTTTGAGGCGGGCACCATATTTGGTCTGCAAAGCGTACAAGGCAAGGTTGCAAGCTTAGCCTTCAACGAGACCTTTTCTAATAATCCCAACATGATTGGATTTGATCTGTCTCGTTATGCCAATGTCACTAAAGAAGATGTGATGCGAGTCTTTAATAAGTACATCAAAGATAAGCCTATGGTGGTGATGAGCATTGTGCCTCAAGGACAAACTCAGCTTATTGCTAAGGCTGATAACTTTGTTGCACCTGCAGAAAAAGTCGCTAGCGTTGCGGTAGAGGAGTTAACGCTTACGCCGCAGGTAGTTTCATCATTCGATAGAAGTGTTATCCCTGCGGCGGGTCCAGCTCCTGTGCTGACCATGCCTGAACTTTGGAAAGGGAAACTTGCTAACGATATCGAAGTGATAGGTACGCAAACTAGCGAGACGCCGACGGTTGAGATTGTGGTTTATCTTAATGGCGGTCATCGACTACTCGATGTTAGCCAAGCGGGCCTTGCAGGTATGACTGCGGCGATGATGAATGAGTCGAGCCTAAAGCGTAGCTCTGAAGAGTTAACTCAGGCGTTAGAGATGCTGGGAAGTAACGTAAGCTTTAGTGCCAGTGGCTATCAAAGCCAGCTGAAGATCTCGTCACTTACTGCAAACCTCGATAAGACGATGGCGATTGTGCAGGAGAAGTTATTTGATCCGGGCTTTAAGCCTGCTGACTTTGAGCGAGTCAAACAGCAAAAACTTCAGCACTTGCAGCGTGAGTTGACCGAGCCAAACTATTTGGCAAACACGGCATTTAGTGGCTTACTTTATGGCGATAAGAGTCCATTTGGGGTTAGCAGTGGTGGCTCTCTAGAGACTGTCTCGGCAATCACTCTAGATGATGTTAAAGCCTTCTATAAGCAGCAGTACACAGCGGGAAATGCACAAGTTGTGGCTGTGGGTAACCTGAATGAAACGCAAATGTTAGCTAAACTTTCGACTCTTGCAAGTTGGAATGGAGCGGCGACACCATTGCCTGAGCTTGCCGAGTTACCAGAGTTTCAAGGTGGCAAAGTCTTTATTGTAGATAAGCCTGATGCGGCGCAATCGGTTATCAAGATAGGTAAGCGAGCATTACCGTTTGATGCCACAGGCGAGTACTTTGAGTCATACTTGATGAACTATCCGCTAGGTGGTGCGTTCAACAGCCGTATCAACCTTAACCTGCGCGAAGACAAAGGTTACACCTATGGGGCGAGGAGTTATTTCTCCGGTGGGCCTGAGCAAGGTTACTATCAAGCAACAGCAAGTGTGCGCAGCGATGTAACCACAAAGGCATTAATCGAGTTCATAAAAGAGATTAATACGTTCCAAGAGTCAGGAATGACAGATAAAGAGCTAGACTTTATGAAAAGCTCTATCTCTCAGTCAAAGGCACTTGATTATGAAACGCCATATCAAAAGGCGGGGTTGATGCGTAATATTCAACGCTATAATTTGGATGATAACTATAGTGAAAAACAAAGCGAAATCACCAATAGTATCGGTCGTAATGAGTTGAATAAATTGGCTAAAGAGCAGTTGAATATTGATGACATGGTGATCTTAGTTGTAGGGGATCGCGCTAAAATAGAGTCTGAATTATCAACACTTGGTTATCCAATTGAAATTTTACAGTTGTAA
- a CDS encoding polyamine ABC transporter substrate-binding protein, which translates to MNNQSSMLLATLALFTSSVSAQSTLNIYNWSDYISEAAIASFEAKTGIKVNYDVYDSQELAETKLLLGKTGYDLVVSSGSFLQRQIKVGVFQPLDKSRLKNYYHLDPKVLNIVQSFDEDNQYAVPYMWGTTGIGYNIDKAAQILGEQPLNTWELLFQAETVSKFSECGVAMVDAPSEVVSAMLKYLGKNPNSQNLDDLKLVEERLLAIRPYITYFHSSSYVTDLASGNICLAMGWSGDVFMAANRALEANNGVNVDYVIPKEGAQGWADTFNITNDSKNVDAAYAFLDHILEPKVIAEISNYVWYANANADSQQYVDTAITSHPGIYPDENTLSNLFADEGRSLKFERAMNRMWTRVKTGQ; encoded by the coding sequence ATGAATAACCAATCTAGCATGTTGTTAGCGACATTAGCGCTGTTCACCAGCTCGGTATCGGCGCAGAGTACTCTTAATATTTATAACTGGTCAGATTATATCAGCGAGGCGGCAATAGCCTCATTTGAAGCCAAAACAGGGATTAAAGTGAATTACGATGTTTATGATTCTCAGGAGCTTGCTGAAACCAAATTGCTACTGGGTAAAACTGGCTACGACCTAGTGGTGTCATCAGGTTCATTCTTACAGCGGCAGATTAAGGTAGGAGTATTTCAGCCTTTAGATAAGAGTCGTTTAAAGAACTATTATCACCTCGATCCTAAGGTCCTCAATATCGTTCAATCTTTTGATGAAGATAATCAGTATGCGGTTCCGTACATGTGGGGCACAACAGGTATTGGTTATAACATAGATAAGGCGGCTCAAATATTAGGAGAGCAGCCCTTAAATACATGGGAACTCCTGTTTCAAGCCGAAACGGTTTCAAAGTTTAGTGAGTGTGGTGTCGCCATGGTTGATGCCCCAAGCGAAGTCGTCAGTGCCATGTTGAAGTATCTAGGCAAAAATCCTAACTCGCAGAATTTAGACGATCTAAAGTTGGTTGAGGAGCGGCTTCTTGCGATACGCCCCTATATTACCTATTTTCACAGCTCTTCTTACGTTACCGACCTTGCAAGTGGCAATATCTGCTTAGCTATGGGCTGGAGTGGTGATGTATTTATGGCTGCGAATAGAGCCCTTGAGGCTAACAATGGGGTAAATGTTGACTATGTGATCCCAAAAGAGGGCGCACAAGGTTGGGCGGACACGTTTAATATCACTAATGACTCTAAAAATGTTGATGCAGCTTATGCCTTTTTGGACCATATCTTAGAGCCTAAGGTCATCGCTGAGATCTCTAATTACGTCTGGTATGCCAATGCCAACGCTGACTCGCAGCAGTATGTCGATACCGCTATTACCTCTCATCCAGGTATTTATCCGGATGAAAACACCTTGAGTAACTTGTTTGCTGATGAGGGGCGTAGCTTGAAGTTTGAACGTGCGATGAATCGTATGTGGACTCGTGTCAAGACGGGCCAATAA
- the aguA gene encoding agmatine deiminase has product MSRTLNSTPREDGFRMPGEFEPKKGCWLGWPERSDVWRNGAKPAQKVWVEICTAIASSELVTVCVSQAQYENARNMLPETVRVVEMSTNDAWFRDSACAFLVNDTGEVRGTDWEFNAYGGLNGGLYFPWDKDEKIAQKILEIENLDRYRSTLIAEMGGIQCDGQGTLLTTEQCLLNVNRNAHLGKAEVEQQLRDYMGVEKIIWLPRGCKFDETDGHIDDLACWVAPGELLLQWTDDSSDPQYEIYQEAYEILSRSTDARGRKIIIHKIPQPKALEWTEEEASGLDVALGTHSRVAGTKICASYINYYIGNSVIMVPAYDDPMDETAQAILRKLFPNHKVIGIQNAREILLGGGNVACITQPQYAGITA; this is encoded by the coding sequence ATGTCACGAACATTAAACTCCACTCCTAGAGAAGACGGCTTTCGAATGCCTGGGGAATTTGAACCTAAAAAAGGTTGTTGGTTAGGCTGGCCCGAGCGCAGCGATGTTTGGCGCAATGGGGCTAAACCTGCGCAGAAAGTTTGGGTTGAGATCTGTACTGCCATCGCATCGAGTGAGCTGGTGACGGTATGTGTGTCTCAGGCTCAGTATGAGAATGCACGCAACATGTTGCCTGAAACGGTTCGAGTCGTGGAGATGAGTACCAATGATGCTTGGTTTAGGGATTCAGCTTGCGCCTTTCTCGTTAATGATACGGGGGAGGTCAGAGGTACTGATTGGGAGTTTAACGCTTACGGTGGCTTAAATGGTGGGCTTTATTTTCCATGGGATAAAGATGAGAAAATCGCGCAGAAAATTCTTGAAATAGAAAACCTTGATCGTTACCGCTCAACGCTTATTGCTGAGATGGGGGGGATCCAATGTGATGGTCAAGGAACCTTATTGACCACAGAGCAATGCCTACTCAACGTAAACCGAAATGCACATCTTGGTAAGGCAGAGGTTGAGCAGCAGCTTCGAGACTATATGGGAGTTGAAAAGATTATTTGGTTACCTCGTGGTTGTAAGTTTGATGAGACAGATGGTCATATTGATGATCTTGCTTGTTGGGTCGCTCCTGGAGAACTCTTGTTGCAGTGGACTGATGATAGCAGCGATCCACAATACGAAATCTATCAAGAAGCCTATGAGATCTTAAGTCGAAGCACTGATGCTCGGGGCCGAAAAATTATCATACATAAAATCCCCCAACCTAAGGCACTGGAGTGGACAGAGGAAGAGGCTTCTGGGCTGGATGTTGCACTGGGAACTCATAGCCGGGTAGCAGGTACTAAAATTTGCGCCTCTTATATCAATTACTACATAGGTAACTCAGTCATCATGGTCCCCGCTTATGACGACCCTATGGATGAGACCGCCCAAGCCATACTACGCAAGCTTTTTCCTAATCATAAAGTTATCGGCATTCAAAATGCCCGTGAAATTCTGCTGGGGGGAGGCAATGTCGCCTGTATTACTCAGCCACAGTACGCAGGTATTACCGCATAG
- a CDS encoding LysR substrate-binding domain-containing protein: MRRLPPLNPLRAFESAARHEHFSRAADELCVTHSAISHQVKTLEDALGIRLFEKQGRNAKLTQSGANLLPAIQEAFDIIGQACEKAIEPGLSGRLVISAPPELSSKWLIKQIGDFAIRYPSIDVSLFVHSSDETNINPQADLSIIYGAGDADWNRYWVTPIKRMEFFPVCSPKLLESENNLGGAAKKEDCRSLDLSVQRLLHDDQDGKTWATWLGAHAPHILNTPQNLNFAHAGLSLEAAIAGYGVAIGDNFTASTELESGKLVRPFEHSVPSLGNYYLVAEKRKKGDVKLMTFIDWLLAQINTKFSTVSLQD, from the coding sequence ATGCGTCGCCTTCCGCCATTAAACCCTTTGAGAGCCTTCGAGTCTGCCGCTAGACATGAGCATTTCTCTCGTGCTGCAGATGAACTCTGCGTCACCCATAGCGCGATTAGTCATCAAGTGAAGACTTTAGAAGATGCCTTAGGGATTAGGTTGTTTGAGAAGCAAGGCCGTAACGCAAAATTGACTCAGTCTGGAGCAAATCTATTACCAGCAATTCAAGAAGCATTCGATATCATAGGTCAAGCCTGTGAAAAGGCGATTGAGCCAGGACTCAGTGGTCGCTTGGTCATTTCCGCTCCCCCCGAACTCTCCTCTAAGTGGCTTATTAAACAGATTGGCGATTTTGCCATTCGTTATCCTTCAATCGACGTCAGTCTATTCGTGCACTCTAGTGACGAGACTAACATTAACCCACAGGCCGATCTTTCGATTATCTATGGTGCAGGAGATGCCGATTGGAATCGCTATTGGGTCACTCCGATTAAAAGAATGGAGTTTTTCCCTGTCTGCAGCCCCAAGCTGCTCGAATCGGAAAATAATCTGGGGGGCGCGGCTAAGAAAGAGGATTGTCGCTCTCTAGACTTGAGTGTGCAGCGCCTATTACACGACGATCAAGATGGTAAAACTTGGGCTACTTGGCTTGGAGCTCATGCGCCGCATATCTTAAATACACCGCAAAACTTAAACTTTGCCCATGCTGGTCTGTCTCTAGAAGCGGCAATCGCTGGATATGGGGTTGCTATCGGTGATAATTTTACCGCCAGTACTGAGCTAGAGAGTGGTAAGTTGGTTAGGCCTTTTGAGCACAGTGTTCCTTCATTGGGTAACTATTATTTGGTTGCAGAGAAACGAAAAAAAGGCGATGTAAAACTCATGACTTTTATTGATTGGCTGCTGGCTCAAATCAATACTAAATTCAGCACCGTTAGCCTCCAGGATTAG
- the aguB gene encoding N-carbamoylputrescine amidase → MSKLVKFAAIQLSINWDLELNLSEATKRVKEAAANGAQVILLQELFAAPYFCKQQSAKYFELAAEIAESSLIQKMSELAKSLQVVLPISYFEKSGNNFFNSLVMIDADGTILDNYRKSHIPDGPGYSEKYYFSPGDTGFKVWDTRCGRFGAGICWDQWFPELARCLTLAGAEAIFYPTAIGSEPQAPSLDSKGHWQRTMQGHAAANLIPVIVANRTGVETDDGVETRFYGSSFITDHTGELLAEASRNNEEVIYAEIDLHATHLARYSWGVFRDRRPDLYSPLLTLTGKS, encoded by the coding sequence ATGTCCAAACTTGTCAAATTTGCAGCTATTCAACTCTCTATCAACTGGGATTTAGAACTTAATCTTTCAGAGGCAACTAAAAGAGTTAAAGAGGCAGCAGCTAATGGTGCTCAAGTCATTTTGCTTCAAGAGTTATTCGCTGCACCTTACTTTTGCAAGCAACAAAGTGCAAAGTATTTTGAATTAGCTGCCGAGATCGCAGAAAGCAGCTTAATACAAAAAATGAGTGAGTTGGCCAAGTCCCTGCAAGTCGTCTTGCCTATCAGCTATTTCGAAAAGTCTGGCAATAACTTCTTTAATTCACTGGTAATGATAGATGCAGATGGCACGATTTTAGATAACTATCGTAAGTCCCATATTCCCGATGGCCCAGGTTATAGTGAGAAGTACTACTTCAGCCCGGGAGACACAGGCTTTAAGGTATGGGACACCCGCTGCGGTCGCTTTGGAGCGGGGATCTGTTGGGATCAATGGTTTCCTGAGTTAGCACGCTGTTTGACTCTGGCAGGGGCTGAGGCAATATTCTACCCAACGGCTATTGGATCAGAGCCTCAAGCGCCAAGCTTAGATTCTAAAGGACATTGGCAGCGAACAATGCAAGGTCATGCTGCCGCAAATTTAATACCCGTTATTGTGGCCAATCGTACTGGTGTTGAAACCGATGACGGAGTTGAAACTCGGTTTTATGGTTCCTCTTTTATCACCGATCACACGGGAGAGTTATTAGCTGAAGCTAGCCGAAATAATGAGGAGGTTATTTATGCAGAAATCGATCTTCACGCGACTCACCTTGCCCGCTATAGTTGGGGAGTATTTAGAGATAGGCGGCCAGATCTATACTCACCACTATTAACATTGACAGGTAAAAGTTAG